In Flavobacterium sp. N1736, the following are encoded in one genomic region:
- a CDS encoding proline-specific peptidase family protein, producing the protein MRPISLLALVILVISCKNENKSQTLSDYFTYDQSGAVESAGVKMIPIKTPVGEFKVWTKRFGNNPKIKILLLHGGPAMTHEYMECFETFFQREGFEFYEYDQLGSYYSDQPKDSSLWTTERFVEEVEQVRKAISADKDNFYVLGNSWGGILAMEYALKYQKNLKGLLVANMVASAPEYGKYADEVLAKQMKPEILAEIRALEAKKDFNNPRYMELLIPNFYKEHLCRLKEWPDGLNRASKHVNAEIYTLMQGPSEFGISGRLAKWDIKNRLHEITIPTLMIGAKYDTMDPKAMEEQSKLVKKGRFLYCPNGSHLAMWDDQKVFMNGVIQFINDVNSNKY; encoded by the coding sequence ATGCGTCCAATCAGTCTCTTAGCGCTAGTCATTTTGGTTATATCATGTAAAAATGAAAATAAATCCCAAACACTTTCAGATTATTTCACTTACGATCAAAGCGGCGCTGTTGAGTCAGCCGGAGTAAAAATGATTCCAATTAAAACACCTGTTGGAGAGTTTAAAGTTTGGACAAAACGTTTTGGAAATAATCCAAAAATAAAAATTTTGCTTTTACATGGAGGTCCCGCAATGACGCATGAATATATGGAATGCTTCGAAACTTTCTTTCAACGTGAAGGTTTTGAATTTTATGAATATGATCAATTAGGATCTTATTACAGCGATCAGCCAAAAGACAGTAGTTTATGGACAACAGAACGATTTGTAGAAGAAGTGGAACAAGTTCGTAAAGCTATTAGTGCTGATAAAGATAATTTTTATGTCTTAGGAAATTCCTGGGGAGGAATTCTAGCAATGGAATATGCACTAAAATATCAAAAAAACTTAAAAGGGTTATTAGTTGCTAATATGGTTGCAAGTGCCCCAGAATATGGTAAGTATGCAGATGAAGTATTGGCGAAACAAATGAAGCCAGAAATTCTTGCAGAAATAAGAGCTTTGGAAGCTAAAAAAGACTTCAATAATCCACGTTATATGGAATTATTAATACCTAACTTCTATAAAGAACATTTATGCCGATTAAAAGAATGGCCAGACGGCTTAAATAGAGCCAGTAAACATGTAAATGCAGAAATCTACACTTTAATGCAAGGACCTAGTGAATTTGGAATCAGCGGTCGTTTAGCTAAATGGGATATAAAAAACCGCCTTCATGAAATTACTATCCCAACATTAATGATTGGTGCAAAATACGATACTATGGACCCCAAAGCAATGGAAGAACAAAGTAAATTAGTCAAAAAAGGACGTTTTCTATACTGCCCAAACGGAAGCCATTTAGCTATGTGGGATGATCAAAAAGTTTTTATGAATGGCGTAATTCAATTTATAAATGATGTAAATAGCAATAAATATTAG